One genomic segment of Paenibacillus durus includes these proteins:
- a CDS encoding nucleotidyl transferase AbiEii/AbiGii toxin family protein, with amino-acid sequence MVSNVAASVIDKLKNVARANKKAFNVISILYYQERFLKRLSLSNYKDNFILKGGLYLYSVTQFKSRPTRDMDFSGRRMNNDASVLVNIVIAICQLHPGDELRALYIRIDLK; translated from the coding sequence ATGGTTTCAAATGTTGCTGCTTCAGTCATTGACAAACTAAAGAACGTTGCCAGAGCTAATAAAAAAGCGTTCAATGTCATCTCCATCCTTTATTACCAGGAGCGTTTCCTAAAACGATTATCGCTGTCCAATTATAAGGATAATTTTATTCTTAAGGGTGGCTTATACTTATATTCCGTAACACAGTTCAAATCCAGGCCAACGAGAGATATGGATTTCTCAGGCCGTAGAATGAACAATGATGCCTCAGTATTGGTCAATATCGTTATTGCTATATGCCAGTTGCACCCTGGCGATGAGCTTAGAGCATTGTACATAAGAATTGACCTAAAATAA
- a CDS encoding S8 family peptidase, translated as MRITLLLIVMCLITIAFPQEKTFVLTSVYNGSQLKMLGTNYLIIPIKSKKIKKIKIGIIDVGITKHPNLNIINLSNSWSKEIGHGSIVSAIIGAKPTKTNKYKGLIPGIQMYSYNLEENFTAEKLINGIKAMLKKDVDVISLSVSTKKYNQELKDTIEYAISQNIVFVASAGNSGLEQELYPASYKIPGIISVGSLDNHYNISSYSTFNKNIDLFFPGEDILSIGEGENQISSYSGSSVAVPFITSIVALTKAMYPNLPSSEITKYLYEHTETYMAHWKNTDRLVRILELDQLFKE; from the coding sequence ATGAGAATTACTTTATTATTAATCGTGATGTGTTTAATTACTATAGCATTCCCACAAGAAAAGACGTTTGTATTAACGAGCGTCTATAACGGGTCACAACTTAAAATGCTCGGGACCAATTATTTAATTATACCGATAAAATCAAAAAAAATAAAAAAAATTAAGATAGGAATTATTGATGTTGGGATTACGAAACATCCAAACCTTAATATAATTAATTTATCCAACTCATGGAGTAAAGAAATTGGGCATGGTTCAATTGTATCTGCAATAATTGGTGCTAAACCGACGAAGACAAACAAATATAAAGGATTAATTCCCGGTATACAAATGTATTCGTACAACCTTGAGGAAAATTTTACCGCGGAAAAATTAATCAATGGCATAAAAGCAATGCTTAAAAAAGATGTCGATGTTATTAGTTTATCGGTAAGCACAAAAAAGTATAATCAAGAATTAAAAGATACTATAGAGTATGCCATCTCCCAAAATATTGTATTTGTTGCTTCAGCTGGAAACTCGGGGTTAGAGCAAGAATTATATCCGGCTTCATACAAAATTCCTGGAATAATCTCAGTTGGTTCATTAGATAATCATTATAATATATCGAGTTATTCGACCTTTAATAAAAATATTGACTTGTTCTTCCCTGGAGAAGATATTCTATCTATAGGAGAAGGTGAAAATCAAATTAGTTCTTACTCAGGATCGTCTGTTGCGGTTCCTTTTATAACATCTATCGTTGCCTTAACTAAGGCTATGTATCCAAATTTACCAAGCTCTGAGATAACTAAATATCTTTATGAACATACAGAAACATACATGGCGCATTGGAAAAATACCGATAGGCTTGTTCGCATCTTAGAATTAGATCAACTGTTTAAGGAGTAA
- the udk gene encoding uridine kinase encodes MLIIGIAGGTGSGKTTVARSVIDRLGPGKVTFISQDNYYKDHSHLSLAEREAINYDHPFAFDNELLIEHLKLLRTGQPAQAPVYDFTVHTRSTELTVELLPNNIVIIEGLHVLSDENLRALLDIKVFVDTDPDVRILRRVLRDIEERGRTIQSIHQQYLTTVKPMHEAFIEPSKKYADLIIPEGGQNEVGIQLLSVLTEKYLTGANWTGA; translated from the coding sequence ATGCTTATTATAGGAATTGCCGGCGGAACAGGCTCCGGCAAAACAACGGTGGCCCGCTCCGTCATCGACCGTCTCGGTCCGGGCAAAGTCACTTTTATCTCTCAGGACAATTATTACAAAGACCATTCGCATCTCAGCCTTGCCGAGCGCGAGGCGATCAATTATGACCATCCGTTCGCCTTCGATAACGAGCTCTTGATCGAGCATCTGAAGCTGCTGAGAACGGGGCAGCCCGCTCAGGCTCCGGTGTACGATTTTACCGTTCATACCCGCTCCACGGAACTGACGGTTGAGCTGCTGCCAAACAATATCGTCATTATCGAAGGGCTGCATGTGCTGTCCGACGAGAACCTGCGCGCGCTGCTCGACATCAAAGTGTTCGTTGACACTGACCCTGACGTCCGCATTCTGCGCCGGGTCCTGCGGGATATCGAGGAACGCGGCCGCACCATCCAGTCGATTCACCAGCAGTATTTAACGACAGTCAAACCGATGCATGAAGCGTTTATCGAGCCATCCAAGAAATACGCCGACCTGATTATTCCCGAAGGCGGGCAGAACGAGGTCGGCATTCAGCTGCTGTCCGTTCTGACCGAAAAATATTTGACCGGCGCTAACTGGACCGGCGCCTAG
- a CDS encoding nucleotidyl transferase AbiEii/AbiGii toxin family protein: MPIAKTRFVSEDGIVFHTDQIVSEIIKEDAEYEGVRIKIPCSLGKMREVLQLDIGFGDVIAPSPQTIDFPVLLSSMERPEILVYTNDSVIAEKFEAMISLSLANSRMKDFFDIYILACTTPFEGLRLYEAVSETFKGRATHTEREHVIFTAEFYTDRRRVAMWDAFIRNLYLDHSPTFQEVMELIHTFLKPIYDHVLDENEYFCDWDRQSLSWNSSQTAAL; the protein is encoded by the coding sequence ATGCCCATAGCGAAGACGAGATTCGTCTCTGAGGACGGCATTGTTTTTCATACGGATCAAATTGTTTCCGAAATCATTAAAGAAGATGCAGAATATGAAGGCGTACGGATAAAGATACCTTGCTCGCTTGGAAAAATGAGGGAAGTGTTGCAGCTCGATATTGGTTTTGGAGATGTGATAGCACCAAGTCCGCAAACGATAGACTTCCCTGTTCTCTTATCTAGCATGGAGAGGCCGGAAATCTTGGTATACACGAACGATTCCGTCATTGCAGAAAAATTTGAAGCCATGATATCTCTTTCCCTGGCGAACAGTCGGATGAAGGATTTTTTTGATATCTACATATTGGCCTGTACAACCCCATTTGAAGGGCTTCGCTTGTACGAGGCCGTGTCTGAGACATTTAAGGGAAGGGCAACCCATACCGAAAGAGAGCATGTCATTTTCACAGCTGAGTTCTATACGGACAGGCGTAGAGTTGCTATGTGGGATGCATTTATTAGGAATTTATATCTGGATCATTCGCCAACATTCCAGGAGGTTATGGAACTCATTCATACCTTCCTCAAACCGATCTATGATCATGTGCTGGATGAAAACGAGTATTTTTGTGACTGGGACCGTCAATCATTGAGTTGGAACAGTAGTCAGACCGCTGCCCTCTAA
- a CDS encoding DsrE family protein, producing MNRKIIFLTTDSMGNGDTRLGEQLLESYFTLLKQQEQLPAAVFCVNRGVLALTGKSMASLHLKELADRGVPVLACATCVNYYGVGDQLYAGEVSSMGHFIELSAQYEVITLS from the coding sequence ATGAATCGAAAAATTATTTTTCTTACGACTGACAGCATGGGCAACGGGGACACTCGGCTTGGAGAACAGCTATTGGAGTCCTACTTTACGCTTTTGAAGCAGCAGGAGCAGCTTCCGGCCGCAGTGTTCTGCGTCAATCGGGGCGTGCTCGCACTAACGGGCAAATCGATGGCCTCCCTTCACTTAAAAGAACTGGCCGATCGCGGTGTTCCGGTATTGGCCTGTGCCACTTGCGTGAACTACTACGGAGTGGGCGATCAGCTGTATGCGGGAGAAGTATCGAGCATGGGACATTTTATTGAGCTGTCGGCGCAGTATGAAGTGATCACGTTATCCTAG
- a CDS encoding YebC/PmpR family DNA-binding transcriptional regulator, with product MGRKWNNIKEKKASKDANTSRIYARFGREIYVVAKQGEPDPESNRALKVVLERAKTYNVPKAIIDRALEKAKGNSDETYDELRYEGFGPNGSMIIVDALTNNVNRTASEVRAAFSKNGGSLGVSGSVSYMFDSTAVIGLVGKSADDVLEILMEADVDARDILEEDEAVIVYAEPDQFHAVQEAFKNAGVSEFTVAELTMLPQNYVAIPEDSEAQFEKLIDVLEDLEDVQQVYHNVDSEE from the coding sequence ATGGGCCGTAAGTGGAATAATATCAAGGAAAAGAAGGCGTCCAAGGATGCCAACACAAGTCGCATATATGCAAGATTCGGGCGTGAGATTTATGTAGTGGCCAAGCAGGGCGAGCCTGATCCGGAATCGAACCGGGCACTGAAGGTCGTGCTGGAGCGCGCCAAGACCTACAATGTGCCGAAAGCGATCATTGACCGCGCGCTTGAGAAAGCGAAAGGCAATTCGGATGAGACTTACGATGAGCTTCGCTATGAGGGCTTCGGACCGAACGGTTCGATGATTATCGTCGACGCGCTCACCAACAATGTCAACCGCACCGCCTCCGAAGTGCGCGCCGCATTCAGCAAGAACGGCGGCAGCCTGGGCGTTAGCGGATCGGTCAGCTATATGTTCGATTCGACGGCGGTCATCGGTCTGGTCGGCAAGAGTGCGGATGATGTGCTGGAAATTCTGATGGAAGCGGATGTGGACGCGCGCGATATTCTGGAAGAAGACGAAGCCGTCATCGTCTACGCCGAGCCGGACCAGTTCCATGCCGTGCAGGAAGCGTTCAAGAATGCAGGCGTATCCGAATTTACGGTAGCCGAGCTGACTATGCTTCCCCAGAACTATGTTGCGATTCCGGAGGATTCTGAGGCTCAGTTCGAGAAGCTGATTGATGTTTTGGAGGATTTGGAAGACGTGCAGCAGGTGTATCATAACGTGGATTCCGAAGAATAG
- a CDS encoding threonine aldolase family protein, which translates to MNGKPLHEAFNRTAYPITGHGKRNIGVLKDALNAYDGDLDSDIYGEGSIIEGFQGKMAGILGKDKAVFFPSGTMAQQIALRIWCDRKGVKRVAYHPLCHLEIHEQRGLHELHGIEPVLLGGKDRLISLGDVQELYGKVACLLLELPQREIGGQLPDFGELEAISACCRERGIALHLDGARLFEVLPYYQKSAAEVCALFDSVYISFYKGIGGIAGAILAGDAGLAEESKIWKRRHGGDLISLYPYILSADYYFEERLPNMGRYYEEAVELAGLFNKCQQISTLPAEPVSNMFHVHAALSKERLEPLLIELYEETGVGLTHYLRETGETSCYFEISVGDRYALIPKEELHRAFAILDEKLAAVL; encoded by the coding sequence ATGAACGGCAAACCGCTTCATGAGGCGTTTAACCGGACCGCGTACCCGATAACCGGCCACGGCAAACGGAATATTGGAGTATTGAAGGATGCGCTGAACGCGTATGATGGCGATCTAGACAGCGACATATACGGCGAGGGCAGCATAATCGAGGGTTTTCAAGGCAAAATGGCCGGGATTCTCGGAAAAGATAAAGCCGTCTTCTTCCCCAGCGGCACGATGGCGCAGCAGATTGCGCTGCGGATCTGGTGTGACCGGAAAGGCGTCAAGAGAGTGGCGTACCACCCGCTATGTCATCTGGAGATTCACGAGCAGCGGGGGCTTCACGAGCTTCACGGAATTGAGCCGGTGCTGCTTGGCGGCAAGGATAGGCTGATCAGTCTCGGCGATGTGCAGGAGCTGTATGGCAAAGTCGCATGCCTGCTGCTTGAACTGCCCCAGCGTGAGATCGGCGGGCAACTGCCGGATTTCGGCGAGCTGGAAGCGATATCGGCCTGCTGCCGCGAGCGGGGAATTGCTCTTCACCTGGACGGAGCAAGACTGTTCGAGGTTCTGCCCTACTATCAGAAATCTGCGGCTGAAGTCTGCGCGTTATTTGATAGCGTATACATCTCTTTTTATAAAGGGATTGGCGGGATTGCCGGAGCGATTCTCGCAGGCGATGCCGGACTTGCGGAAGAGTCTAAGATATGGAAAAGACGGCACGGCGGGGATTTGATCAGCCTGTACCCGTACATTCTATCCGCCGATTACTATTTTGAAGAGAGATTACCTAACATGGGGCGGTACTATGAGGAGGCGGTGGAACTGGCCGGTCTGTTTAACAAATGCCAACAAATCTCCACTCTTCCGGCGGAGCCTGTCTCGAATATGTTCCATGTTCACGCGGCGCTGTCTAAAGAACGGCTGGAGCCTTTGCTGATCGAATTATATGAGGAAACGGGCGTCGGATTAACGCATTATTTAAGGGAAACTGGCGAAACTTCCTGCTATTTCGAGATTAGTGTCGGCGACCGCTATGCCCTTATTCCTAAGGAAGAGCTTCACCGGGCGTTTGCCATATTGGATGAAAAACTGGCCGCTGTATTGTGA